The stretch of DNA ATCCGGCTGATGCTGCGTGGCCACGACAGTCGGACGCACGGGTTTGACATAGCTCCAGTGTGGCTCGTACTTTGCCCCTTCAGAAATCCACTTCTTGAGCAAATCCACTTGGCGGGGACTGAGTTTTCTACCCACGGAAGGTGGCGGCATCACCAGATCGGGATCGGTCGAAAGGATACGCTCGATCATCTCACTGGCTTCCGGATGGCCCGCCTTGATGGCCTGAGCACCACCACCCAGATCGGCCGTCGCACCTTCAAAAGTATCTAACCTCAAACCATCGGTGCCTCCTTTGCGGTCGGCTTCATCCGGGCCATGGCAATGGAAGCAGGCATTGGAAAGGATCGGCTTGATATCGCGCACAAAGCTGACGGATTCGGCCTGGGCGGATTGCACGAACGTTAGCAACGCGAATCCACAGCCGATGAATGATCCCAACCAGCGACTGGTGTTGTAACGAGCCATAGAGTTTCTCGAAAAATGATTCGTCGTGGGTGCGAGGTCAAGAGGAACACCGTGGTTCGGAAGCAAGCTCACATGGGGCCTGTACCGATCATTACGTTCTTCGCAAGAGAATCGTCAGACCATCTTGCGGCGGTGGGAGATTCGCTGATCGCTCGGCGGAAGGCAGCCAGTTCACCAGCTCGCATCACCACCACCTCTCAATTTGGCAGAAATCTCGCCAGAAGCTGCCGGAGAGGACAATCAGGTTGTTTAAGGATATCACAAAGTTTCAGGGATTGAAAACAGGAAAAAGATCAAGCTGCCTGATCAATTACCGAGAAGTCCCTAATAGCAGGAAGGTGTGCTACAGCACCTTCCCGAGAGTTCTTCCCTCTTGATGAACCCGCCTCAGCTCTCCATCTCAAGCAATGAACCCATACATCTGTTCATTTTACGTCCGGTCAATCTCTTGAGAATCGGGTCGTGCTTTCCCAGTGCGAACCCTCGATTGTAAAACTCAAGTCACGAACGAAATTCTACGGAGAAATCCTTAACTGTCATGTTAGACTCTTACTATGCTTTCTCCGGGCCAGTTGTATCTCCGTTAAGTTCTTCAAGCGTACCACCCTTCTGCCAGTGCTGATTGAGGCTCCCCTCATGGCGACAATTGTCGATCGTTCAGATCCTTTGTCTTCTGCTGAGTTTGTGACAGTTGACCCTGCTATGACAGCACTGGTCGACAGGCGTCATCGCAAAATTGCCGACTGGCTCAAATCTCATCAGTTCGACGCTGCGTTGCTGACTGATCCCGCTAATCAATCGTGGCTTTCGGCGGGTGCCGATTTTTCTGGTGCCGAGATGTCGGGCCCATCGACGGCGATGTTCGTCACACCCGAATCGCGCGTGATTGTCTGCCATAACGTGGCCTCTTCTCGAGTGTTCGAAACCTGTATTGGTGGCATGGGATTCCAGATCAAAGAGCGTCCGTGGTACGAACCTCTCGAAGTTTTATTGGCTGATTTGTGCCGCAGCCGGAAGGTGGTGCTGGATCGCTTTGGGCCATTGGGCGAAGCCCGCACCGAGGCGTTTCGTAATTTTCGCTGGCCACTCGATGACCACGATGTGGAACAGCTCAAAATGGGTTCAAAAATCATAACTCATGCCGTTGAAGCGACTTGCCGCGGTTGGTACCCGGGAAAACGGGAATGCGAACTGGCAGGCGAAGTTTCTCATCGTCTGCTTAAACACGAAGTGACTCCCGTTCGTGTGCAGATACTCGCTGATGGCCGGGCCAGACGTTTCCGCGACTGGGCGTGGTCTGAAGATGAAACCACCAGTACAGTCACGATCGTTGCAATTGGTCGCTACAAAGGGATGCATTGTGGAGTCAGCCGGACGGTTCTCGATGGGCCGCTGGAAGGAAGTTTTGCCGAAGCCTGGGAAAAGTTGGCACTGGTTCTCGGAACGGCCATGTTTTTCTCACTGGGCAGCACGCCTTTGAGCCAGATCTGGGGCAAAGTCGCTCGCATTTACGAAAAATTTGGCTGTGCGGATGAATGGGAAATGGCTCCTCAAGGAGAACTGCTCGACTACGGCCGCATTTCGGCACTGATTACGCCTCAATCCAAAGTGGCCGTCCCTGCGCGCGGGGCTATTTTCTGGCGACCGTCGATTGCCATGGCGATGGCGGGAGAAACTGTTCTGGCAACGGAAGAAGGAGCCCGCGTCCTGACTCACAGTGGCGACTGGCCCACCTGGGATGTCGAAATCAAAGGGAGCCACGTCCCGGTCACAGCGATTCTCAGCCGCAGCGAATAATGCAGTACTGCTGGTAAGTGGCATGCCAACTGGCTCTTGAACAGTTTGCGTATAAGGTTCGCTCGTAACGACTTCCCTCCCCGACTTCTCCAACCTTCGTGCTCTTCGCGACCTTCGTGGTGATCCTGCCTTCAATCCGTCGGGATCCAGTTTCTGAGCGTTCTGGCAGCGTAAGACCTTTTCGTTGATCAACGACTGGCCCCCAAACGCTGCCACAAACCCTGCCAGGGAAATCGTGGATTCTGATACCTATCCAAGAAATCAAATACGCCTAGAGAGTCGAACAAGCATGCTTGCTCCGAGCCGCAAGCATGGCACACTCGCTGGGGGTTCGAAGACTCAACCCCAGCCACCGACCGAAATACTTGAGATCTGTGCGATCTGGCAGCGTCAGACCCAATCGTGAATCAACGACCGGCCCCCATACGCTGCCACAAACCCCGCAAGGGGGGGGAATTGGCATAGGGGAGTTTTTTGGAGTTTGTTAAACTTGAGGGAAAGGTTTGTTTTCTGGATGATTTTTGATCGCAAGGAACGCGATGACTCCCTCACCTGCCACTCTGATGGAACCGGATACCAAGACTGAAGTGAGTGCCTTGAATCGAGGATCAGGTCCATCGAGCGACTCGGGTCATGAGGCTGAGGTGCGGCGGCTGATTGCCCAGGCAAGAAGCCGTATTGAGCGGCCTGATGACGAGATTGAAAATCCTGTTTCGGCGGGCTGGGGGTTGCTGTCGGTGTCGGCTGTCTTGATGTGGGCCACGTTTGCACCGCTTGATCAAGGGTATCTGGGTTGGCTGGCTCTGGTGCCTGTCCTGTGGCTGGTGCAGAGACCACGCTGGACGAAACGCACGATCGCTGCGGCGTATGTGACGTCGCTAGTAAGCCAGTTGGCTTCATTGCAATGGATGCGGCTGGGCGATCCCACCATGTATGTGGCCTGGGTCGCTCTGGCGGCATACATCGCCTGTTATCTGCCCATATTTCTGATGCTTTCCCGACTGGCTGTTCACCGGTGGAAAGTCCCGCTGGTGGTGGCTGCCCCTGTGATCTGGGTGGCACTGGAGTTTGTGAAGGCTCATTTGTTTACAGGTTTTGCGTGGTACCTGATGGGCCACTCGCAATATCGCTGGCTGGAAATGATTCAGATCAGCGATCTGGGCGGGGCCTTTCTGGTCAGTTTTGTGGTGGTGGCTGGTGCCTGTTCCATCACGATGGCTTTAGCTCGCTTGTGGGGAACATGGCTCAGTCGGCGAAAGTCGGCCGCACAGGCTGCGATTTCGATCGAATGGGCGATGGGCAAGTCGGCTGTCGTGCAGATTCTGGCGGCTTCCGTACTGATTTCAGCCACGCTCGGTTACGGGTATTTGAGACGATCGCAGGCCAACTTTACCCCTGGGCCAAAGATGGCATTGATTCAGGGAAATTATCCGGCCTCACTCGTCGCGAAGGCCGACGATTCTGCCCCGATGTTTGTCACACATATGCGGATGACGGGTATGTCGGTGGCTCATCGGCCGGATGTGATCGTCTGGCCTGAAACCATGTTCCGCTGGCCATTGATTGATGTCCCTGCCGATTGGACGGATGAGAAACTGAAGTCGCTGAGAAATGGCCCGCCCGTCGCGGCCTGGCGCGATCAGACCATTCGCAAGACGTTGGCAGGTGAAGCCCAGAAAGCCGGCGCTGCCATGATTCTGGGCCTGGAATCGATTGTGCCGGGCGAAGAAAAGATTCTCCGACACAACTCGGCGGCCTTTGTGAGGCCCGATCTGGGAGTCATGGGGCGATACGACAAGATCCATCTGGTTCCTTTTGGCGAATATCTGCCACTGGCTCAGACGATACCGGCTCTGAAGTTCTTCTTGCCTCCCGCGATGAGAAACTCGTTTGGGCTCGATGACGGCAAATCGGCGGCTGTTTTTGAGTACGGGAAATGGCGCATGGTCCCTGTGATTTGCTTTGAAGACACTGTCCCCCATCTGGTGCGGGATATTGTTGGCAGTGTCAGTGAGAAGGAGCAGGGTCGGCAGGTCGATGTCCTCGTCAATCTTTCGAACGATGGCTGGTTTCACGGATCGAGTGAACTGGAGCAGCATCTGATTACCGCGGCTTTTCGAGCGGTTGAAACACGAACACCACTTGTTCGAGCGGTGAATACGGGGATTTCGGCATTTATCGATGGCGATGGGGCGATTCTCGAGCCTGAGGTTTATCTTGATGGAGATCGGTTGGGGAGAACCAGCCCGCGCGACCCGAAAACCGGTGCCTGGCTCAAGCAGGTCAACAGTGCTCAGATCCGCACAGTTCCACTCGATGACCGCACCAGTTTCTATGTGCAATATGGAGATTGGTTCACCGCCTTGTGTGGGTTACTGGTGGGAATACTGCTGACAGCCGAGATCGCCAGCCGCTGCCAGACCTGGCGGCAGCGAAAGGCGTAACCGGTGATTTCTGTTCCAAGATCTCGACAGTCCCTCAAGAATTGGCCAGACTAATGGGGTGTTCAAGGGAGACGACTGTCATGAATGTACGAGAACAACTGCTTCAGGAAGCACTGAAGCTATCTGTCGCAGACCAGACGTATTTGGCTCAATCGCTGGCCGATCATCTCATTGCATGCCTTCCTCAATCTGTCAGGGAGATTGATGGAACAACCCCAGATGAGTTCTCTCAGGAATTATTGAGGCGATCTGCCGCCTACCAGACCGGAGATGCGATTTCCCGGCCTGCAGGAGAATGGTTGGCCGAGTTTCGAGCTCGCCAGCAGGGTGAAAGAGCCAATTGAAGATTCATATCATCCTTGAAGCTGCTGAGGAAATTGATTCTGCAAGAAGCTACTTCAATCAGCAGGCCTATGCTCTGGGCGACAGATTTCTGGATGATATTGAAGAAGCATTGAAGCGAATTGAACAAGACCCTTTCAGCCTTCCTCTCTTGGAAACATGCTCTGAATCCATGCCTTATCGGCGTGCATTATTGAAGGTGTTTCGATATGCCGTGGTTTTTGAAATCCTCACTGATCAAGTGCTCGTCGTGGCTGTTTGTCACACCAGCCGTGCTCCTCATTACTGGCTGAAACGACGGGAATCGTAACCGATCTTTCCCGATTCGGCAGAACGACATAAAACACGGCATCGGCCTGTATCAGGAGTGATGCCACATGTCCTATTTCCTTTCGATTTGCCCCACGACTGCCCGAAGTTATGGCAGCGTCATGATTCTGTGCCTCGTTTTGGCAATCAATGGCTGCGCAAAAGCTCCGCAGGATGCCAGGACGGCCAACGATTCCTCGGATAAGGGATTTGTCGTCTCTCCGTTGACGGCTTCCGGTGGCCCGGCTGGTGCAGCCGACTTCCCACTCGATGATGGATCCGGTGCTTCAGCACAATCGATTTCCGATGGCCCGATTCTGCCCGATCTTCCAGCACAGTCGGAACCTGCGATCGCTGGCAATGAACCGCCACCCTTTCCTGGCGAAGAACCGGGTATGGAAACGGTGACTGTCACCGTAAATGGAAAAGCAGCGATCGAACCCAAAACCATCGAGTTTGGGGAATTTGATCCGTCACAAGCTGCTGCTCACGAGATCCAACCCCGGCCCGCGATGTCACCCAAAGCCAGGCAATCACAAGACAGTGGATTTAGCCGCGAAACCATCTACTTTGCGACCAATCGCAAACGCACTGGATCGACCAGTGCCAAAGAGGCGTACAGTTCCCATCGAGGCGAACTGCAATGGGGGATGTGCCAGGTCAGCATTCCTTACAAGCATAAGCCTGGCGAAATGGAATCGCCCAAATGGTACCAATGGAGTGAAGATCCCAAGCAGCACATCATCCTGATGGATCCTCTTGAACAGCTTTCGGAAGCCAACTGGATGACTCGGATTCGACAGAAGCTGGCGGGTGCCAGCTCGAGTGAAATTCTCGTCTTTGTGCATGGCTACAATGTCACCTTCGAGAATGCGGTTCGCCGGACGGCTCAGCTTTCCTACGATCTCAATTTCCCGGGGGCAGCCGTCTGCTTCAGTTGGCCGGCGGGGAACAGCATGGTTTATACGACTGACTGGACCAATGCGGAATGGTCGTTGCCGCATTGCCTGCATGTTCTCAAGCAGTTGGCTTTGTTCTCGAGGGCTGACAAGATTCATATTGTCGCTCACAGTATGGGAAGCCGTGTGGTGACTTTTTCACTCAAAGAGCTGCTGCGCGAGTTGCCAGTGCTCGATAACCAGCCGCTTTTTAATCAGGTGGTGCTGGCGGCTCCTGATCTCGATGCTGAGATCTTCCGCACGCAGATCGCACCGGCAATTCAGAAGGCTTCCCGCAGGCTGACGATTTACGCTTCTGAGCAGGATCTGGCTTTGAAGCTCTCGCAAGGCCTGAATGGTGGCACGCGACTGGGAACGGCCACACCTGTCTCACTGACGACCACGGGCTTCGAGTGGATCGACTGCATCGATGCCACCGCGATGAGTCAGGAGCCAATGATGACCTTACAGCATGCCTATTACGGCGATTCGCCTCGCATGATCAGTGATCTGCGCCGAGTGTTGGCTGGTGAAAATGCCAAAATGCGTGGCCTTGTGTGTGAAAAACCCGGGCTCTTTCAGATTCGCTGAGGCCAGGCTGGTCTAATGGGATTTGAGTAAGCCACTTGCCTGCAACACAGCGGTTTGGACGGCAAGATCGTGGGCGTAGGAGTAGTCGCTGGGCTTATCGCCGCGAATAATCTTCGCCATATCGTCGGCATCACCTACATACCGGGCATATTTGGGGAGTTCGATCTCCTGCACGCCTTTGCGATAGACCTTTCCAGTGTCTGGATCGGTCACTGACTCGGCCAGAGAGAGCCGGACAGAGGGATTATCGAGCGGTTGAATGTGAAAGGTGCCTCGCGTCCCGCAGACGGTCACATGTCTGCGGGCAAAACCTTCGACCTCAACGCCTGTCGAGCGGATGGTGGCGGTGGCTTTCGGGTATTCGAAAACTGCCAGCATGTTATCGAACAGACGATCTTGACCAGTGACTACTTGCCTGGAGAACGACGTAATGCGATCAGGTTGCGGAAGAATATTCAGCACCAGATCAATCACATGGCAGCCCAGTTCGAACATGATCCCGCCAGGATAGGCTCCCAGTTGCTCGCGAGTGCGGGGATCGAGGACTTTACTCATGACGGCGTGGACTTCAAAGATCTCGCCCAGCCAGCCTTGCTGAATAAACTTCTTGAGAAGTAAATAGCCCGGGTTGTAGCGAAACATATAGCCCATCTGCACCAGGAGCGATTGGCGCTCGGCGTTTTGCAGAATCCGGCGGTATTGTTCGAGAGATTCTCCGGCAGGCTTATC from Planctopirus ephydatiae encodes:
- a CDS encoding M24 family metallopeptidase translates to MATIVDRSDPLSSAEFVTVDPAMTALVDRRHRKIADWLKSHQFDAALLTDPANQSWLSAGADFSGAEMSGPSTAMFVTPESRVIVCHNVASSRVFETCIGGMGFQIKERPWYEPLEVLLADLCRSRKVVLDRFGPLGEARTEAFRNFRWPLDDHDVEQLKMGSKIITHAVEATCRGWYPGKRECELAGEVSHRLLKHEVTPVRVQILADGRARRFRDWAWSEDETTSTVTIVAIGRYKGMHCGVSRTVLDGPLEGSFAEAWEKLALVLGTAMFFSLGSTPLSQIWGKVARIYEKFGCADEWEMAPQGELLDYGRISALITPQSKVAVPARGAIFWRPSIAMAMAGETVLATEEGARVLTHSGDWPTWDVEIKGSHVPVTAILSRSE
- the lnt gene encoding apolipoprotein N-acyltransferase; protein product: MTPSPATLMEPDTKTEVSALNRGSGPSSDSGHEAEVRRLIAQARSRIERPDDEIENPVSAGWGLLSVSAVLMWATFAPLDQGYLGWLALVPVLWLVQRPRWTKRTIAAAYVTSLVSQLASLQWMRLGDPTMYVAWVALAAYIACYLPIFLMLSRLAVHRWKVPLVVAAPVIWVALEFVKAHLFTGFAWYLMGHSQYRWLEMIQISDLGGAFLVSFVVVAGACSITMALARLWGTWLSRRKSAAQAAISIEWAMGKSAVVQILAASVLISATLGYGYLRRSQANFTPGPKMALIQGNYPASLVAKADDSAPMFVTHMRMTGMSVAHRPDVIVWPETMFRWPLIDVPADWTDEKLKSLRNGPPVAAWRDQTIRKTLAGEAQKAGAAMILGLESIVPGEEKILRHNSAAFVRPDLGVMGRYDKIHLVPFGEYLPLAQTIPALKFFLPPAMRNSFGLDDGKSAAVFEYGKWRMVPVICFEDTVPHLVRDIVGSVSEKEQGRQVDVLVNLSNDGWFHGSSELEQHLITAAFRAVETRTPLVRAVNTGISAFIDGDGAILEPEVYLDGDRLGRTSPRDPKTGAWLKQVNSAQIRTVPLDDRTSFYVQYGDWFTALCGLLVGILLTAEIASRCQTWRQRKA
- a CDS encoding type II toxin-antitoxin system RelE/ParE family toxin; protein product: MKIHIILEAAEEIDSARSYFNQQAYALGDRFLDDIEEALKRIEQDPFSLPLLETCSESMPYRRALLKVFRYAVVFEILTDQVLVVAVCHTSRAPHYWLKRRES
- a CDS encoding alpha/beta hydrolase; this encodes MSYFLSICPTTARSYGSVMILCLVLAINGCAKAPQDARTANDSSDKGFVVSPLTASGGPAGAADFPLDDGSGASAQSISDGPILPDLPAQSEPAIAGNEPPPFPGEEPGMETVTVTVNGKAAIEPKTIEFGEFDPSQAAAHEIQPRPAMSPKARQSQDSGFSRETIYFATNRKRTGSTSAKEAYSSHRGELQWGMCQVSIPYKHKPGEMESPKWYQWSEDPKQHIILMDPLEQLSEANWMTRIRQKLAGASSSEILVFVHGYNVTFENAVRRTAQLSYDLNFPGAAVCFSWPAGNSMVYTTDWTNAEWSLPHCLHVLKQLALFSRADKIHIVAHSMGSRVVTFSLKELLRELPVLDNQPLFNQVVLAAPDLDAEIFRTQIAPAIQKASRRLTIYASEQDLALKLSQGLNGGTRLGTATPVSLTTTGFEWIDCIDATAMSQEPMMTLQHAYYGDSPRMISDLRRVLAGENAKMRGLVCEKPGLFQIR
- a CDS encoding Gfo/Idh/MocA family protein, producing MSAAMISTSMAGRLSAIEEQDIVDKQTNKSPLPRIKIGQIGVGHAHADKLAVYRNSPDYEVVGIVEPDEKLRLAAQNKPAFKDLPWMTREELLAQPGLQSVLIETEVRHLLDQAEACISAGQHVHLDKPAGESLEQYRRILQNAERQSLLVQMGYMFRYNPGYLLLKKFIQQGWLGEIFEVHAVMSKVLDPRTREQLGAYPGGIMFELGCHVIDLVLNILPQPDRITSFSRQVVTGQDRLFDNMLAVFEYPKATATIRSTGVEVEGFARRHVTVCGTRGTFHIQPLDNPSVRLSLAESVTDPDTGKVYRKGVQEIELPKYARYVGDADDMAKIIRGDKPSDYSYAHDLAVQTAVLQASGLLKSH